One stretch of Caloramator mitchellensis DNA includes these proteins:
- a CDS encoding ParA family protein, producing MNETTKETYIISFMNMKGGVGKTTLCVNLADAISRKFDKSVLLIDFDPQANSTQYILKPEIYREIYDSEKTVYRIYKALIEDNNRISLVDGNANDDYEECDEEDENIEDIIYKVSEKFHLIPGDLNMVKIGKIADVNIQMSLSRFIDRIKTKYDLIFIDCPPTHSIYTESALIASDYYILPIKPDYLSSIGMDLFQRIVKDHNSKSPFKRVKCLGIVFTMVHSIEYYRDTMNKIKERKKFSVFDSYMKFSPTVAKNTENNKFFLDIRGKKQEIIMLSSEMLRRIYNK from the coding sequence ATGAATGAGACAACAAAAGAAACATATATAATTTCTTTTATGAATATGAAGGGTGGAGTTGGGAAAACAACGCTATGTGTAAATTTAGCTGATGCTATTTCAAGAAAATTCGATAAGAGTGTTTTATTAATTGATTTTGATCCACAAGCAAATTCAACCCAATATATATTAAAACCAGAAATATATCGAGAAATATATGATAGTGAGAAGACTGTATATAGGATTTATAAAGCTCTAATAGAAGATAATAATAGGATTAGCTTAGTAGACGGCAATGCAAATGATGATTATGAAGAATGTGATGAAGAAGATGAAAATATTGAGGATATTATTTATAAAGTAAGCGAAAAATTTCATTTAATCCCGGGAGATTTAAATATGGTCAAAATTGGCAAAATAGCAGATGTTAATATACAAATGAGTTTATCTAGATTTATTGATAGAATTAAAACAAAATATGATTTGATTTTCATAGATTGTCCTCCTACACATTCGATATATACAGAGTCAGCACTTATTGCATCAGACTACTATATTTTACCTATAAAACCAGATTATTTATCAAGTATTGGTATGGATTTATTTCAACGTATTGTTAAGGATCATAATAGCAAATCTCCTTTTAAAAGAGTTAAATGTTTAGGGATTGTTTTTACTATGGTTCATAGTATAGAATATTATAGAGATACTATGAATAAAATTAAAGAAAGAAAGAAATTTAGTGTTTTTGATAGTTATATGAAATTTTCACCAACGGTAGCAAAAAATACAGAAAACAATAAATTCTTTTTGGATATAAGAGGGAAGAAACAAGAGATTATTATGCTATCAAGTGAAATGTTGAGAAGAATTTATAATAAATAA